The following nucleotide sequence is from Schistocerca serialis cubense isolate TAMUIC-IGC-003099 chromosome 4, iqSchSeri2.2, whole genome shotgun sequence.
cttttctcttgtactctgttgtaggtgtgggcttagtctatcttggccacaataataatgcgttcactatgctgttcgtagtagcttacctgcacccctattttttattcattatttttcatagggacctcattctGCAAACTGATGAACTCAGGGCTAATCTGGCGTGGCGTTCATTTTGTTAGACGTGTGCAAAGGggttgcaaagacaactgcacaGACACTGACGCCTTTATTCTGGCTTTcgagggataccctcccagagaatgtcaaggttatgtgctactgATGTGAggtgaagctgtacatccctcaAGCTATGCAGTGCTTCTGACACTTGCATTTTGggcatgtcttcccactgtacagcGGACCCTTTGTGAGGTGGCTGGCCACCCACTTAACGATGGAAGCCCCTTTGTGTATAAATTGTGCTGACTGACACTACCCTCGCTCGCCGGATTACCTGTCTTGTGCTGAGTTCTTGTGCTGAGTCTCGCCAAAAGTGAGATACTCAGTCCTGTGTCACTATCTTTTGCTTCTGTTACTTCaattcctactcctcctcctcctccctcgtcCTTGCCCCAGTCCTGTCCctgtccctctccccctccccctctactGCAGTTCCCACGACCTCCCATCAGGAAGCCACACCTCCAGTCAAAGAAGTGAACCCTTTCGACATCTGGCGGTGATCGGGTTCCCTCCTGGACTCCTCTCCCCAGTCTCTCAGGGCAGAAGACTCTTACCACCACTGGGCAACGAGGCTCACCATGTGTGCATCCCATGGTCGCCTGCTCTCTTTCGGTTCCAGACCTTGCAAAAGCCTGTAGTCCTcctgtgccctgccctcctccatctcagaaaaagaaaaaacataaatacCAAGACAAGGTGCACCTGGTGCCCTGGAGGTTCCATCTCCCCCTCACAACCTGAGTCTGAAACCTTATTTATTGATGTCGTCCCATCCTTGACAGTGACGACTACTGAGTGACCTGACCACCTCCTTGGTTTCATGTCTACCTTGGATTCTTGCCAcacgatcatccagtggaattcCAGTTGATACTATCGTCACCTACTGGAAATGCGATGTCTTGTCTCCGATTCTGTATTTCCATGATGACCATTCTCTCCAACATTTCATGGTTATTGGGCCTTCTGTTGGAACCATGCTGGCCCTGGGGagcatctggtggggtctgcacATTGCTTCCTTTTGATATTAGTCACTGGGTCCCCTACATACCAACTTGGAAGTGATAGTGGCCAGAGTGCAAACGACTCTGGCTATcgccatttgcaatgtctacctccatcCAGGTAGGCCACTTACGTTGCACTGTCTACCTTAAGCCAGCAACTCTGGCCCCCTTCTTCTTGGGGACTTGAATGCCCAACATCCATTGTGGTGGAGTgtcacttcaatgggtaggggtatcCTAACTGAacaacccccctgcgggtccgggggttagaatagggccgaggtcttcctgcctgtcgtaagaggtgactaaaaggagtccatccccctcaagggggtagttagcacctgcgtccggagacggacagtcCCACGAcatatatttgtggtctttttggtttttcacttctcgtttcttccttctttggttggttcctttctttgttcttctccatctaactgtcttccttactctttcccttgccttctttcccttgccttctttcccttgccttctttcccttgccttctttcccttgccttctttcccttgccttctttcccttgccttctttcccttgccttctttcccttgccttctttcccttgccttctttcccttgccttctttcccttgccttctttcccttgccttctttcccttgccttctttcccttgccttctttcccttgccttctttcccttgccttctttcccttgccttctttcccttgccttctttcccttgccttctttcccttgccttctttcccttgccttctttcccttgccttctttcccttgccttctttcccttgccttctttcccttgccttctttcccttgccttctttcccttgccttctttcccttgccttctttcccttgccttctttcccttgccttctttcccttgccttctttcccttgccttctttcccttgccttctttcccttgccttctttcccttgccttctttcccttgccttctttcccttgccttctttcccttgccttctttcccttgccttctttcccttgccttctttcccttgccttctttcccttgccttctttcccttgccttctttcccttgccttctttcccttgccttctttcccttgccttctttcccttgccttctttcccttgccttctttcccttgccttctttcccttgccttctttcccttgccttctttcccttgccttctttcccttgccttctttcccttgccttctttcccttgccttctttcccttgccttctttcccttgccttctttcccttgccttctttcccttgccttctttcccttgccttctttcccttgccttctttcccttgccttctttcccttgccttctttcccttgccttctttcccttgccttctttcccttgccttctttcccttgccttctttcccttgccttctttcccttgccttctttcccttgccttctttcccttgccttctttcccttgccttctttcccttgccttctttcccttgccttctttcccttgccttctttcccttgccttctttcccttgccttctttcccttgccttctttcccttgccttctttcccttgccttctttcccttgccttctttcccttgccttctttcccttgccttctttcccttgccttctttcccttgccttctttcccttgccttctttcccttgccttctttcccttgccttctttcccttgccttctttcccttgccttctttcccttgccttctttcccttgccttctttcccttgccttctttcccttgccttctttcccttgccttctttcccttgccttctttcccttgccttctttcccttgccttctttcccttgccttctttcccttgccttctttcccttgccttctttcccttgccttctttcccttgccttctttcccttgccttctttcccttgccttctttcccttgccttctttcccttgccttctttcccttgccttctttcccttgccttctttcccttgccttctttcccttgccttctttcccttgccttctttcccttgccttctttcccttgccttctttcccttgccttctttcccttgccttctttcccttgccttctttcccttgccttctttcccttgcctcctctggtctccgcctcggcgtttgagacagtctgtcctctctctccctttctctctctctctctatctctctcctttttcttcttccttcctccctgtgcgcgcctgaaggccgacccacgcgttcgcacgcgtagccggtgatggggtaatgcgtaattccccgccctgggtagacaagtaaggcacgcacgtaccccctggtaaaggccaggcccagggaggggtgattgcctgagctgataccttctgaccatgccgattgttccctccgtctgtttctcgggaggtgtgacctgaggtgtaaacattcacctaaggcgggagtgccctctgagagggtccccttaAGGAAGGAGCGcgtcatcggagacgctggcaatcatgggggattcctccgcaatggatttctcttcttctctctcgacttctgcccattaacggaaacatgaccagcccccagtgacgaaagtactaccgcctgccccacagttcctcgtcgtttctcgatctgaggatggaaaggatttttcctctgtcaaccctttcgttatccagaagggtgtagatgccatagccggatctgtcaaatcttgtaccaggttgcgtaatggtaccttgttactagaaactgaaagcgcctttcaggcacaaaaactgcttcgagccacactcctgtacacgttccctgtccgggtgaaggctcaccgcactttgaattcgtctcgtggtgtggtctatactagatccctcgacggattgactgacgaggagattcaatctttcctcgctgagcaaggcgtgacggctgtccatagggtcatgaaaaaggtcaacaatgaccttgtaccgacctggacacttttcttgacctttgacagtgttcagctgccgtcgcgtatcaaagtgggctacgaggttatttctgttcgcccctatgtcccgacacctacgcgctgctaccagtgtcagcgtttcaatcacattcgacagtcttgttccaatgcggctaaatgtcacatgtggcagggatgcccatgagggtgactgtccacctccgtctcctcattgtgtgaactgtcagggtgaccatgccgcatcctcccgcgactgtcccgtctataaggaagaacgctgtatccaagaaattcgggtcaaagagaaagtgtccacctcggctgctcgcaagctattggctagtagaaagcccacgctgctcccagcggggaaatacagtactgtcctcgcctctcctcggactaccagggaggtggcaacccagacatgcgatctgaccttcagcaccacggtcgtacgttcggccagtgctaagatcgcgcggtcgacgtctcctcttcctcccattaccccacagacaccagccccttcatcagcttctgctaagacgaagacacagaagtcagatgcacgggccttcaagaaggaaccgtcccgtgcagacttcctacgtacctcgacctcccagccatcgaccggtaattccaccaaacgaccttccaagaaggctcataggaagcacagttctccttctccgccacggcgcatttcttctcctgcgccacccagcgggtGCCGCCCCAGGCCGttatccgtttcgcctggccgcaccgctggtagccgaacatctggccgttcactggcggaggaagctccacctcccggccatcttaccaagatgtccgatgaacctatagaaccaatggacgatgactgtccgcctactgatagcggcggcagtg
It contains:
- the LOC126474647 gene encoding cylicin-2-like, whose amino-acid sequence is MSSTSNSTISDSHKIAKRQGKEGKGKKARERRQGKEGKGKKARERRQGKEGKGKKARERRQGKEGKGKKARERRQGKEGKGKKARERRQGKEGKGKKARERRQGKEGKGKKARERRQGKEGKGKKARERRQGKEGKGKKARERRQGKEGKGKKARERRQGKEGKGKKARERRQGKEGKGKKARERRQGKEGKGKKARERRQGKEGKGKKARERRQGKEGKGKKARERRQGKEGKGKKARERRQGKEGKGKKARERRQGKEGKGKKARERRQGKEGKGKKARERRQGKEGKGKKARERRQGKEGKGKKARERRQGKEGKGKKARERRQGKEGKGKKARERRQGKEGKGKKARERRQGKEGKGKKARERRQGKEGKGKKARERRQGKEGKGKKARERRQGKEGKGKKARERRQGKEGKGKKARERRQGKEGKGKKARERRQGKEGKGKKARERRQGKEGKGKKARERRQGKEGKGKKARERRQGKEGKGKKARERRQGKEGKGKKARERRQGKEGKGKKARERRQGKEGKGKKARERRQGKEGKGKKARERRQGKEGKGKKARERRQGKE